The Haloterrigena turkmenica DSM 5511 genome includes the window CTTCGACGAATCGCTTGATGATCGCCTCCTCCGCCCGGTGGAGGGTCTCGCTACAGGTCGACTTCGCGATACCCAGCTGTTCGGCGAGTTCCGTCAACGAGGACTCTCGGGGGGTGTCGTAGTAGCCCTCGTCGACGGCGGCGACGACCACCTCGAGCTGGCGATCCGAGAGCAGTTGGCTCTCGTGGAGCCGCTCGCGGACGTGTTCGATCCGGTACTGCAGCCCGAAGTGCTCGAGCTGTTCGGCGAGTTCGGCCAGCCGGTCTCGCGAGCCGGTCACCTCGATGGTCGCCTCACCGTCGACGATCTCGACGGGGAGTTCAATCGGCATCCCCGAGTCCCGCGAGGAGAACAGCAACAGCGGGGCCGTCGTCTCGAAGTGGACCGTCACCTCGTTGTCGCTGTACTGGGCGAGAGAGAGTTCAGTGATCTGGTCGTGATCGCGCATGTCCTCGACGATGTCCGCGACGTCGGAACCGGCGATGCGGACGAGCGCGAATCCCGTATCGGAGCCGGGAACGGCCGCCAGTACCCGAAAGGTCGCCCCCGGATACGCCGTCGAGAGCTGCTGTATCCAGATCTGTTCGGGCATCGTGATAGTGAGTGTCGCCTGAGCCATACGAACGTGTTCCGTTCGACGGTATATCCCCGTACCGTCGAATATATTCGCCGTAGTTCCCAGGCCGTGGGAACACCCCCAGATCGAACACGTTCGCCCGAATAGCCACGCCCGCTCCGTCCCATAATCGACCTATGGCAACCGATTCCACCGCTTCCGAGACGATCCTCGACGTCCGCGAGATCGACGGCCCGCCGTTCGACGACATCGTGGCCGCCCTCGAGGACCTCCCGGCGGACGGCCGCCTGCACCTGATCGCCCCCTTCGAACCGAAGCCGCTCTACGAGGTCCTCGAGAGCCGCGGGTTCACGCGCGAGACCGAACGGCTCGACGACGTCTGGCACGTCTTCGTCGAGCACGCCTAGACGCGACGGTCCGCCGCTTGCGAGCGAACACGTTCGGACGAACACCCATACGACCGGGATACCCACCACTACCTATGACACGACTCGACGTCAGGGACGTGCCGCCGATGAACCGCCATCCCAAGATCCACGACGCCTTCGAGGAGCTCGAGCCCGGCGAGACGCTGACGATCGTCAACGATCACGAGCCGAAGCCGCTGTTCTACGAGTTCCAGGCGGAGGTCGACGCGTTCGACGCCGACGGCTACGAGGTCGAGCGCGTCGAGGCCGACGAGTTCGTCGCTCGATTCCCCAAGGTCGAGGCGTAGCCGGCCGCGAACCGCGTCGCTCGAGTCCCCGGCTCGGCCGCCTCGCGTCATGTTTCGCGCTGTCTCGAGCGTCTACCCAGCTTCGACGGCCGAACACGTACGGGACGAAAGCGAGGTATCGTCGCCGTGAACGACCACGTATGCAATCGCCCGAGACCGTCGTCGACGGCACCGATGCACCGAGCGACCGACCGCGGACGGTGATCGACGTGCGGTCGCTCGGTCCGCCGGAGCCGCTCAAAAACACCCTCGAGAAACTGGTCGAACTACCCGACGAGACCGTCCTCGTCCAGCGCAACGACCGCGTTCCGCAGTTCCTCTTCCCCAAACTCGAGGACCGCGGCTACGCGTACGAGACCGTCGAGGACGGCGAGGCGTCTGAGGACAGCGAAGGACGAAGTCCCGTGAGCAATCGGACGCAGTCCGGTGACGAGGTCGTGACCGTCATCTGGCGGCCGTAGTCGGTTCGACAGGCGCGACTACGCGCCGTTTTCGAACGTCTCGAGCAACAGCTCCGTCAGTCGGGCCGGTCGTTCGTGTTGCACCCAGTGGCTCGTCTCCGCCAGGAGTTCGAGACGGCTCCGGTGACACCGCTGGTCGCTGTCGACCGCGAGCGGCGTCGTCAAGGCGGTGTCGTCCTCGCCCCAGACGATTAGCGTGGGCGTTTCGACCTGTTCGAGCGGCGGTGACGGCGGATTCCGTCCGTTCGCTCGATACCAGTCCAGCATCCCGCTGATCGCGCCGTCCCGCCGCCACGCGCGGCGGTATCGCTCCAGTTCTACATCGGTGAACGTTCCCGGAGCGGCCGTCTCTCGGAGCGCACGCTCGAGGAACCGGAAGTCGCCCCGACGACAGACGAATTCGGGCACCAGCGGCAGCTGGAAGCACGCCGCATACACGCTTCGCCGAAGCTGGTCGGGGTTGGCGAGCAGGTGCTGGCGATAGACAGTCGGATGCGGCGCGTTGACGATCGCGAGCCGATCGACCGCCGAGGGGCGCCGGAGCGCGAGATCCCAGGCGACCATGCCGCCCCAGTCGTGGCCGACGACGCGTGCGCTGTCCCGTCCCTCGGTCGCGATCAGATCGACGATATCCCGCGAGCACTCGCTAATTCGGTAGGCCCGTACGGCCGCCGGTTTCTCGCTCAGATTGTAGCCCCGCTGATCGGGCACGAGCACCCGATAGCCGGCATCGACGAGTGGCTCGAGTTGGTGGCGCCAGCCGTACCAGAACTCCGGGAAGCCGTGAAGGAGGACGACCAGCGGATCGTCCTCGTCGCCCGCGACGACGACGTGCAACCGGACCTCGTTGACCTCCCGAACGGTCGACTCCGCGTCGACCGTCGACAGTAGCTCCGCGTCCGTCTCGGTCCACGTCGACGGCATCGTAGCCATACCTCGACCGACGACGGAGAGCGTGATACCGGTTCGGGGGCGACCGTCGCGAGTCGGCGTCTCAGATCGGAATCCACCGGTCGACCCGGTAGCGCCGCGCTACGTCCAGACGCGGAGGCACTCGCTTGAGCAGAAGTGCAGTTCGACCCGCTCGTCCGGCGCGTCCGCGACGTGGGTCGTCAGCGTGTAGGCGACCTCCTCGGCTCGGCAGTTGTCGCAGTTCATACGCGACCGGTTGCTATCGATGTCTTTCAGTATACGGTTACTATATTCGGTTCGTGTCGGTTAGCGGTGTAATAACTCGAGTCAAGCCGGTATTGACGACCGACCGTGATCGACGGCCGGCGGCGCCCTGAACGGGTCGAGCCCACACGCTCCGTCTTCGATCCGCAACGACGGTATCGAAACCCTTACTCTCTGCCCGCCGGTTCGAGCAACCATGAGCGACGACGCCGTCAGCCCCGAGGAGGTCCGCCACGTCGCGGGACTCGCTCGCGTCGACCTCGACGACGACGAGGTCGACCGGTTCGCGCGACAGTTCGCGGACATCCTCGAGTACTTCGAGACGCTGGACGAGGTGCCCGAGGTCGACCGCGAGGCCGACCTCACGAACGTGATGCGCCCGGACGAGGAACGCGACTCGCTGGACCGCGAGGCGGCCCTCGAGAACGCCTCGGAGTCCGAAGACGGCTACTTCAAAGGCCCCAACGTATCGTGATCATGTCGGAGAACATCTACATCACCGAGGAGCGAATCGAGGGGACCGACGACGGGCCGCTTTCGGGAACGACCGTCGCGGTCAAGGACAACATCTCGACCGAGGGCGTCCGGACGACCTGCGGTTCGAAGATGCTCGCCGAGTACGTCCCTCCCTACGACGCGACGGTCGTCGAACGCCTGAAGGAAGCGGGCGCGACCATCGTCGGGAAAGCGAACATGGACGAGTTCGGGATGGGGACGACCAACGAGACCTCGTACTTCGGGTCGGTGGACAACCCCGCC containing:
- a CDS encoding helix-turn-helix domain-containing protein yields the protein MAQATLTITMPEQIWIQQLSTAYPGATFRVLAAVPGSDTGFALVRIAGSDVADIVEDMRDHDQITELSLAQYSDNEVTVHFETTAPLLLFSSRDSGMPIELPVEIVDGEATIEVTGSRDRLAELAEQLEHFGLQYRIEHVRERLHESQLLSDRQLEVVVAAVDEGYYDTPRESSLTELAEQLGIAKSTCSETLHRAEEAIIKRFVEDLPGVEGDSLEEQLATR
- a CDS encoding DUF2249 domain-containing protein, which encodes MATDSTASETILDVREIDGPPFDDIVAALEDLPADGRLHLIAPFEPKPLYEVLESRGFTRETERLDDVWHVFVEHA
- a CDS encoding DUF2249 domain-containing protein gives rise to the protein MTRLDVRDVPPMNRHPKIHDAFEELEPGETLTIVNDHEPKPLFYEFQAEVDAFDADGYEVERVEADEFVARFPKVEA
- a CDS encoding DUF2249 domain-containing protein, with translation MQSPETVVDGTDAPSDRPRTVIDVRSLGPPEPLKNTLEKLVELPDETVLVQRNDRVPQFLFPKLEDRGYAYETVEDGEASEDSEGRSPVSNRTQSGDEVVTVIWRP
- a CDS encoding alpha/beta fold hydrolase, producing MATMPSTWTETDAELLSTVDAESTVREVNEVRLHVVVAGDEDDPLVVLLHGFPEFWYGWRHQLEPLVDAGYRVLVPDQRGYNLSEKPAAVRAYRISECSRDIVDLIATEGRDSARVVGHDWGGMVAWDLALRRPSAVDRLAIVNAPHPTVYRQHLLANPDQLRRSVYAACFQLPLVPEFVCRRGDFRFLERALRETAAPGTFTDVELERYRRAWRRDGAISGMLDWYRANGRNPPSPPLEQVETPTLIVWGEDDTALTTPLAVDSDQRCHRSRLELLAETSHWVQHERPARLTELLLETFENGA
- the gatC gene encoding Asp-tRNA(Asn)/Glu-tRNA(Gln) amidotransferase subunit GatC, which encodes MSDDAVSPEEVRHVAGLARVDLDDDEVDRFARQFADILEYFETLDEVPEVDREADLTNVMRPDEERDSLDREAALENASESEDGYFKGPNVS